A genomic window from Vanessa cardui chromosome Z, ilVanCard2.1, whole genome shotgun sequence includes:
- the LOC124543332 gene encoding NADH-ubiquinone oxidoreductase 49 kDa subunit-like, translating to MIWFKKCFPMVRYASHVRGFKTCLLLNSKRWAPDVDFCKQFEGVAIYPTEEIEKYYKVIYHSRVRPVERKLQNMWINFGPQHPAAHGVLRLILELDGETVVRADPHIGYLHRATEKLMENKHYTQNLPFVDRFDYVSTLANEQGFAIAVETLLNIEVPPRAKAIRVLCSELSRIANHLLNISGTILDAGGITPFFWMCEEREKIYELHERLCGARVHCAYVRPGGVSQDIPIGFLDDVHEFCMKLGERCDETEDIATGNRLYYARTAGIGAVKAHEAIYHGFSGPMLRCTGVKWDLRIAFPYDGYDLYDFDVPVGTMGDSYDRHLLRLTELRQSLRIINQVIDTMPAGEIRTDDSKISLPLRAEMKTSMEALIHHFKLCTEGYIVPPGATYTAVECPKGELGFYMVADGTSKPYRVGIRSCSYNHLAALSFMGKGLMLADISILIATIDIVFGDIDR from the coding sequence ATGATAtggtttaaaaaatgttttccgATGGTCCGCTATGCATCACATGTTCGAGGTTTTAAAACATGTTTGTTATTAAACTCGAAACGGTGGGCTCCAGACGTTGATTTTTGTAAACAGTTTGAAGGAGTAGCGATTTATCCCACGGAAGAGATtgagaaatattataaagttatatatcaTTCAAGAGTCAGGCCTGTCGAGCGTAAATTACAGAATATGTGGATCAATTTTGGACCACAGCATCCAGCCGCTCATGGTGTTCTGAGACTAATCCTAGAATTAGACGGCGAAACAGTCGTTCGAGCAGATCCTCATATCGGATATTTACACAGAGCGACAGAAAAATTAAtggaaaataaacattacacaCAAAATCTGCCTTTTGTTGACCGTTTCGACTATGTGTCTACTTTAGCAAATGAACAGGGATTTGCAATTGCCGTCGAGACACTACTTAATATAGAAGTACCACCTAGAGCAAAAGCTATAAGAGTATTATGCAGCGAACTTAGCCGCATAGCCAATCATCTCTTAAATATATCTGGAACGATCCTTGACGCGGGTGGAATAACACCATTTTTCTGGATGTGTGAAGAACGAGAAAAAATTTATGAACTACACGAACGTCTATGTGGTGCCAGAGTTCACTGCGCATACGTTAGGCCTGGTGGTGTATCACAAGATATTCCTATAGGATTTCTTGACGACGTCCatgaattttgtatgaaattggGGGAACGGTGTGACGAAACAGAAGATATAGCAACAGGAAACAGATTATATTATGCAAGAACTGCTGGAATCGGTGCTGTGAAAGCACATGAAGCAATATACCATGGATTTAGTGGACCAATGCTGAGATGTACGGGTGTTAAATGGGACTTACGAATTGCTTTCCCGTACGATGGCTATGATTTGTACGATTTTGATGTCCCGGTTGGAACAATGGGTGATAGCTACGACCGCCATCTTCTTAGACTGACTGAGCTACGTCAGtcattaagaataataaatcaaGTTATTGATACAATGCCTGCAGGCGAAATAAGGACCGATGATTCAAAAATATCTTTACCGCTGCGTGCTGAAATGAAAACTTCGATGGAGGCGCTTATTCATCATTTTAAATTGTGCACAGAAGGTTACATAGTACCTCCAGGAGCAACATACACTGCTGTTGAATGTCCTAAAGGAGAATTGGGGTTTTACATGGTAGCTGACGGCACCTCAAAGCCTTATCGTGTTGGTATAAGATCTTGCTCTTATAATCATTTGGCAGCTTTATCTTTTATGGGCAAAGGATTAATGCTGGCTGATATATCTATTCTAATTGCAACTATTGATATTGTATTTGGTGATATAGATAGatga